Proteins from one Homalodisca vitripennis isolate AUS2020 chromosome 3, UT_GWSS_2.1, whole genome shotgun sequence genomic window:
- the LOC124358750 gene encoding uncharacterized protein LOC124358750 has protein sequence MRTASRCLRPAFVAIVLSLILCQVEGADYTLRYDVSKETLQSVTASADHSAEQSQLLNGYKGQKAEQCKSQLKQQDWDADIRNAVDGAKRKIEYIDRLIAIEAAGCPAKSKNCVKLAIDNNTGDLEALEEKSKNSINALKATVLQKQKAFMDKCVSG, from the exons ATGAGGACCGCCTCCAGGTGCTTGAGACCGGCCTTTGTCGCCATTGTCTTGTCGCTCATCTTGTGCCAG GTCGAGGGTGCCGACTACACGCTCAGGTATGATGTCTCCAAGGAAACGCTACAGAGTGTGACCGCGTCTGCTGACCATTCAGCAGAACAGAGTCAGTTGCTGAACGGTTACAAGGGTCAGAAGGCAGAACAGTGTAAGAGTCAACTCAAGCAGCAGGACTGGGATGCCGACATCAGGAATGCTGTGGATGGCGCCAAACGCAAG ATTGAGTATATAGACAGGCTGATCGCCATTGAGGCTGCAGGGTGTCCCGCTAAATCCAAGAATTGTGTGAAACTCGCGATCGACAACAATACTGGGGACTTAGAAGCACTTGAGGAGAAGTCCAAGAACTCCATCAACGCCCTCAAAGCCACAGTTCTTCAAAAACAAAAAGCATTCATGGATAAATGCGTTAGTGGATAG